One genomic segment of Novisyntrophococcus fermenticellae includes these proteins:
- a CDS encoding ANTAR domain-containing response regulator, whose translation MRVIIADDEPITRMDLREMLEKEGYAVVGEAADGFDAVEACRKESPDLVIMDVKMPLLDGLSASSLISREKTADTIVLLTAYNDREFIEAAKESGVSGYLIKPLSERSLIPALEIAVERSKEMRGLQKECSIIAGRLESRIVVEQAKGVIMSSRGFSEQEAYDYIRSISRHKNIAMKKVAEIILMRRGK comes from the coding sequence ATGCGGGTAATCATTGCGGATGATGAACCAATAACGAGAATGGATTTAAGGGAGATGCTTGAGAAGGAAGGCTATGCCGTAGTTGGTGAGGCAGCTGACGGATTTGATGCGGTGGAAGCATGCAGGAAAGAGTCTCCGGATCTGGTAATTATGGATGTAAAGATGCCTCTTTTAGACGGCTTGTCGGCTTCATCCCTGATATCCAGGGAAAAGACGGCAGATACAATTGTGCTTCTTACAGCATATAACGACAGAGAGTTTATAGAAGCTGCAAAGGAAAGCGGTGTAAGCGGATATCTGATAAAACCCTTAAGTGAGCGTTCCCTTATTCCTGCACTTGAGATTGCAGTGGAACGCAGTAAAGAGATGAGAGGACTGCAGAAGGAATGCAGTATCATAGCCGGACGCCTGGAGAGCAGGATTGTGGTCGAGCAGGCAAAAGGGGTGATCATGAGCAGCCGTGGATTTTCGGAACAGGAGGCTTACGATTATATCCGCAGCATCAGCAGGCATAAGAATATTGCGATGAAGAAGGTTGCGGAGATTATATTAATGCGCAGAGGAAAGTGA
- a CDS encoding EutP/PduV family microcompartment system protein, protein MKKDKKKRIILIGRSMAGKTTLCQFISNQDLKYHKTQTVQLLNDNLIDTPGEYLERNYLRGALTVTAVDADIIALVQQADEAGTMFPPGYSSTFGKPCVGIVTKSDIASPEQIEQAKGYLTLAGAQEVFVTSSYEGSGFDEVLRYFETDKSES, encoded by the coding sequence ATGAAGAAGGACAAGAAAAAGAGAATTATTTTAATCGGACGTTCCATGGCAGGAAAGACGACTTTGTGCCAATTCATCAGCAATCAGGATTTAAAGTATCATAAGACGCAGACAGTTCAGCTGCTGAATGATAACCTGATTGACACGCCGGGGGAATATCTGGAACGGAATTATTTAAGAGGCGCTTTGACGGTTACAGCAGTGGACGCAGATATTATAGCTTTGGTACAGCAGGCAGATGAGGCGGGCACGATGTTCCCACCCGGATACTCCAGTACCTTCGGAAAGCCCTGTGTGGGAATTGTCACAAAGAGCGACATCGCCTCCCCTGAACAGATAGAACAGGCGAAGGGCTATCTTACTCTGGCAGGAGCACAAGAAGTATTTGTGACCAGCAGCTATGAAGGAAGTGGATTCGACGAAGTACTGAGATATTTTGAAACTGATAAGTCAGAATCATAA
- the eutS gene encoding ethanolamine utilization microcompartment protein EutS, protein MYEDKKERIIQEFVPGKQVTLAHVIPHPVDSLYAKMGLIDGEGAIGIFTITPSEAAIIAADVAGKAADIQIGFVDRFNGSLVITGDVAGVEAALHDVMSVLCDSMGFAPAPITRS, encoded by the coding sequence ATGTACGAAGATAAAAAAGAGAGAATTATTCAGGAATTTGTTCCCGGCAAGCAGGTGACGCTTGCCCATGTAATTCCGCATCCGGTTGACAGTTTATATGCAAAGATGGGCTTAATCGATGGAGAGGGAGCCATAGGCATCTTTACAATCACACCAAGTGAGGCAGCCATCATTGCGGCGGATGTTGCGGGCAAGGCGGCAGACATTCAGATCGGCTTTGTGGACCGCTTTAACGGGTCATTGGTAATCACGGGAGATGTGGCTGGAGTAGAGGCGGCATTGCATGATGTAATGAGTGTATTATGTGATTCCATGGGATTTGCACCAGCACCGATTACTCGGTCTTAA
- a CDS encoding 1-propanol dehydrogenase PduQ, with the protein MEYFYLKTRIYMGKEGLDEILDGVERALIVTDSFMYKSGMTAYLTEPLEQKAIEYKIFSEVKPDPDIAVVARGISLMQEFRPQVLLALGGGSPIDAAKAMNILSAKQEGMEKCRFAAIPTTSGTGSEVSKFSVISDPEQAAKYPLVMDEMIPDAALLDASLVKSVPPSVTADTGIDVLTHAIEALVSTNANDFTDAAAEKAIKLVRSNLVKVYSNPDDLKAREKMHHASCLAGIAFSNAGLGLNHGMAHTLGAHFHIPHGRANGILLPYVMGYNAGCFDRLTPAAERYARIAGVVGIEGPTMRQSAFNVMRDTKQYIQQLHLPSCIEAAGISKNDFDGALEEMVEAAYNDACTRTNPRVCTKDEIRSVFIRAYSGRIV; encoded by the coding sequence TTGGAGTATTTTTATCTGAAGACCCGTATTTATATGGGAAAAGAAGGGCTGGATGAAATTTTGGACGGCGTTGAAAGAGCGCTGATTGTTACGGACTCTTTTATGTATAAGAGCGGTATGACTGCATATCTGACAGAGCCCCTTGAGCAGAAGGCTATAGAATATAAGATATTCTCAGAGGTAAAACCTGACCCGGATATCGCTGTGGTTGCCAGAGGAATATCTCTGATGCAGGAATTTCGGCCGCAGGTGCTGCTTGCACTTGGCGGAGGTTCACCGATAGATGCCGCCAAGGCCATGAACATCTTATCTGCGAAGCAGGAAGGTATGGAAAAATGCAGGTTTGCAGCGATTCCTACGACAAGTGGGACAGGCTCAGAGGTAAGTAAGTTCTCGGTGATCAGTGATCCAGAGCAAGCTGCCAAATATCCACTGGTAATGGATGAGATGATTCCGGATGCTGCACTGCTAGACGCAAGTCTGGTAAAGTCAGTTCCCCCTTCGGTCACGGCCGATACAGGAATTGATGTACTTACACACGCAATTGAAGCCCTTGTTTCCACAAATGCCAATGATTTCACAGATGCAGCTGCAGAAAAGGCCATCAAGCTTGTGAGAAGCAATCTTGTGAAGGTTTATAGTAATCCGGATGATTTGAAAGCACGCGAGAAGATGCATCATGCCTCCTGCCTGGCAGGAATCGCATTCAGCAATGCGGGTCTGGGTCTGAATCATGGTATGGCACATACCCTCGGGGCTCATTTTCATATTCCGCACGGGCGGGCAAACGGCATCCTGCTTCCGTATGTGATGGGATATAATGCGGGGTGTTTTGACCGGCTTACACCGGCTGCCGAACGCTATGCCAGAATCGCCGGTGTTGTCGGAATAGAAGGACCAACCATGCGCCAGAGCGCCTTCAATGTGATGAGAGATACAAAACAATATATACAGCAGCTGCATCTCCCGTCTTGTATAGAAGCAGCCGGGATATCCAAAAATGATTTTGACGGTGCGCTGGAAGAGATGGTGGAAGCGGCGTATAACGATGCCTGCACAAGAACAAATCCAAGGGTGTGCACAAAGGATGAAATCCGTTCTGTATTTATCAGAGCTTATTCCGGGAGAATTGTGTGA
- the spoIIID gene encoding sporulation transcriptional regulator SpoIIID: MKDYIEERAVEIATYIIEHNATVRQTAKEFGVSKSTVHKDVTDRLLQINPVLARNARKVLNVNKSERHIRGGLATREKYLHHNSK, encoded by the coding sequence TTGAAAGATTATATTGAAGAGCGTGCAGTGGAAATTGCAACCTACATTATAGAGCATAATGCCACAGTGAGACAAACTGCAAAAGAATTCGGCGTTTCAAAAAGCACAGTACATAAGGATGTCACAGATAGACTTCTGCAGATAAATCCTGTACTTGCCCGGAATGCAAGAAAAGTTCTCAATGTAAACAAATCGGAAAGACATATCAGAGGAGGCCTGGCTACACGGGAAAAATATCTGCATCACAATTCTAAATAA
- a CDS encoding Crp/Fnr family transcriptional regulator: MTQTEDSIYQHLKKGYPFWKHLNTKEQDYLTSCSAILDYHKNDFIYSRSDDCLGIFLVLKGQLRIYIQSEESREITLFRLNAGEVCTLSASCLLQEITFDIQIEAEQDSRILLTNIACFQRLIERNIYVENYVYRQTTERFSDVMWALSQILFSSFDKRLAAYLEDERIRIGSSVLKTTHEQIARNLGSAREVVSRMLKYFEKEGIVSLSRGAVTILNPKKLQAYL; this comes from the coding sequence ATGACTCAGACAGAAGATTCGATATATCAACACCTGAAGAAAGGTTATCCTTTCTGGAAACATCTTAATACCAAGGAGCAGGATTATCTCACCTCCTGTTCTGCGATATTGGATTATCATAAAAATGACTTCATCTACAGCCGCAGTGATGATTGCCTTGGAATCTTTTTGGTTCTGAAAGGTCAGCTCCGCATCTATATTCAGTCAGAAGAAAGCAGAGAAATCACTTTGTTCCGTCTGAATGCCGGGGAAGTCTGCACTTTATCAGCCTCCTGCCTGCTTCAGGAGATTACCTTTGATATACAAATCGAGGCTGAACAGGACAGTAGAATCCTGCTGACGAATATTGCCTGCTTCCAGCGGTTAATTGAGCGAAATATTTATGTGGAAAATTATGTTTACAGGCAAACCACAGAGCGGTTCTCCGATGTGATGTGGGCACTCAGTCAGATTTTATTTTCGAGCTTCGACAAACGTCTGGCCGCTTATCTGGAAGATGAAAGGATACGGATAGGTTCCAGTGTTTTAAAAACGACCCATGAGCAAATTGCCCGAAACCTGGGAAGTGCCAGAGAAGTAGTTTCCCGTATGCTGAAATATTTTGAAAAAGAAGGGATTGTATCCCTTTCCAGAGGGGCCGTTACGATTCTCAACCCTAAAAAGCTGCAGGCTTATCTCTAG
- a CDS encoding response regulator transcription factor — MKTILIVEDNRELAFGIKDIVSSYGYEVYMAHLVKDALIQLRSRPIDLCLLDIRLPDGNGYDLCRKIRAFYQGAVIMLTACSGTEEIVEGLMAGADDYVTKPFQITELLARIEAQFRRILWKEVEVPGTVFSGDLKIELNQHHIYKLEELLDLSIREYTVCELLLEYGGRIVTRKVMLEKIWDSRENFVEEGTLNVHISRIRKKLGSYNGISYIETIKGFGYRWAHQIIRN, encoded by the coding sequence ATGAAAACGATATTAATTGTTGAAGATAACAGGGAGCTGGCATTTGGTATAAAGGATATAGTAAGCAGTTATGGCTACGAGGTATATATGGCACATTTAGTAAAGGATGCCTTAATTCAGTTGAGAAGCAGGCCCATAGATTTATGCTTACTCGATATACGGCTGCCGGATGGGAATGGATATGATTTGTGCCGGAAGATCAGAGCCTTTTATCAGGGAGCGGTTATTATGCTGACAGCTTGCTCCGGTACGGAAGAAATTGTGGAAGGACTTATGGCAGGAGCAGACGATTACGTGACAAAGCCTTTTCAGATTACAGAATTGCTGGCCAGGATTGAAGCGCAATTTCGAAGGATTTTGTGGAAAGAGGTTGAAGTCCCCGGTACAGTATTCTCCGGTGATTTGAAAATCGAGCTGAATCAGCATCATATCTATAAGCTTGAAGAACTGTTGGATCTGAGCATACGGGAATATACGGTGTGTGAACTGCTTCTGGAGTATGGCGGCAGGATTGTGACCAGAAAAGTAATGTTGGAAAAGATATGGGATTCCAGAGAAAATTTTGTGGAAGAGGGTACTTTGAACGTACATATCAGCAGAATCAGAAAGAAGCTTGGAAGCTATAATGGTATCTCCTATATTGAAACGATTAAGGGCTTTGGATACCGCTGGGCACATCAGATCATACGGAATTAA
- the arcC gene encoding carbamate kinase, with protein sequence MEKKKVVVALGHRALGTTLPEQKIAARKSAKVIADLIQTGASVVITHSNAPQVGMIHTAMNEFATAHKEYTAAPMSVCSAMSQGYIGYDLQNAIRAELLRRGIYRPVATVLTQVVVDPYDDAFYTPSKVIGRILSKEEAEAEEEKGNYVTKVDGGYRRIVAAPKPQDIIEIDVIRTLVEADQIVVAAGGGGIPVMVQEEELRGASAVIEKDLISEKLAELLHADDLLILTSVEHVSIGYNTPEAVPLGKITVSNARKYMAERQFEPGSMLPKIEASVAFLEKGGKRAVITSIDKAMDGYLEKTGTIIEK encoded by the coding sequence ATGGAAAAGAAAAAAGTTGTAGTCGCCCTCGGCCACCGTGCGCTTGGAACCACTCTCCCCGAACAGAAGATTGCCGCAAGAAAATCAGCTAAAGTAATTGCTGACCTCATCCAGACCGGTGCTTCAGTTGTTATCACACATAGTAACGCCCCACAGGTGGGTATGATACATACTGCTATGAATGAATTTGCCACTGCACATAAGGAATATACTGCGGCTCCCATGTCTGTATGTTCTGCCATGAGTCAGGGATATATCGGATATGACCTGCAAAACGCAATCCGTGCAGAGCTGCTGCGCCGGGGCATCTATCGTCCGGTGGCTACTGTACTGACTCAGGTGGTTGTGGATCCATACGATGATGCCTTCTATACTCCATCTAAAGTAATCGGACGTATCCTTTCGAAAGAAGAGGCAGAAGCAGAGGAAGAGAAGGGCAACTATGTCACTAAGGTGGATGGCGGATATCGCCGTATCGTAGCTGCTCCAAAGCCGCAGGATATCATCGAAATAGATGTAATCCGCACGCTCGTAGAGGCTGACCAGATTGTCGTCGCTGCCGGAGGCGGCGGTATTCCTGTAATGGTACAAGAGGAAGAACTCCGCGGCGCCAGCGCAGTGATTGAAAAGGACTTAATCAGTGAAAAACTGGCGGAATTGCTTCACGCAGATGACCTGTTGATTCTGACCAGCGTTGAACATGTTTCCATTGGATATAACACACCGGAGGCCGTTCCGTTAGGTAAAATCACTGTTTCCAATGCAAGGAAGTACATGGCTGAAAGACAATTTGAACCCGGCTCCATGCTCCCCAAAATAGAGGCCTCTGTGGCCTTTCTGGAAAAGGGCGGAAAACGTGCCGTCATTACATCCATTGATAAAGCAATGGATGGATACCTGGAAAAAACAGGAACTATTATTGAAAAATGA
- a CDS encoding ABC transporter ATP-binding protein, translating to MKVLQLNEVTKTYGKDRAQVHAVNKVSLDIEKGSFTSIIGRSGSGKSTLLKICAGLLKPEEGRVILDGDDITKMKEKNRCTMRRRKVGFVFQNFELIPEFNLMENVCVPFYLDDRTPDMEYIDELLKVTYLYDKKDRFPEELSGGEQQCMAIVRALATRPAIIFADEPTGNLDMRTGEEIMELLNYCNVRYQQTILMVTHNLELLQSAYRILKMQDGRIVEDYDKGIENL from the coding sequence GTGAAAGTTTTACAGTTGAATGAAGTTACGAAGACATATGGAAAGGACCGGGCACAGGTACATGCGGTGAATAAGGTGAGTCTGGACATAGAAAAAGGCAGTTTCACATCGATTATTGGCAGAAGTGGTTCGGGAAAGTCTACACTTCTTAAAATATGTGCGGGCCTATTGAAGCCGGAGGAAGGGCGTGTGATTCTGGACGGAGATGATATTACGAAGATGAAGGAGAAAAATCGCTGTACGATGAGGAGAAGAAAGGTAGGCTTTGTCTTCCAGAATTTTGAGTTGATTCCAGAATTTAATCTGATGGAAAATGTATGCGTTCCTTTTTACCTGGATGACCGGACTCCGGATATGGAATATATTGACGAGCTTTTAAAGGTCACATATCTCTATGATAAAAAAGACCGTTTTCCGGAAGAACTATCAGGCGGTGAACAGCAATGTATGGCAATTGTAAGGGCTCTTGCCACACGACCGGCCATTATTTTTGCGGATGAACCCACCGGAAATCTGGATATGAGAACCGGCGAAGAGATTATGGAACTCTTAAATTACTGTAATGTACGATATCAGCAGACAATTCTGATGGTCACACATAATCTGGAATTATTGCAGAGTGCCTACAGGATATTGAAAATGCAGGATGGAAGGATTGTGGAAGACTACGATAAGGGTATTGAAAACCTATGA
- a CDS encoding sensor histidine kinase, translated as MKKTSGRNRILILSVIASFLFIFTSVIGMLHLRSTYTNQIISLLGVVSDESEIPKEKIDIFLSGNISDQNYDQGLLILHNSGYGQSGVSFIYTSIGRTFLSYFLGIAVILLMIFSSIALYFRGWEKFLKATARWISNLNKIEYEQNVVRIAPSETRELIYALQEHKRQDLQEEERLEQERKKTIAFVEDISHQLKTPLTIMRMHMEKMNFAKEFIQISLDKAITQVDKMVLQISMMLKVGMLNCGKRKMEIGPHDIWELAEEISEEFEAIYERKQVELHSQVKGSSTFYYDDYWMKEAVENLVKNCIEYSERGEAVGIIYQIGRFGLNIAVTDHGRGIEEENIEHIFDRFTSSYRQNDSSSGLGLAIAKQVTEAHFGKISVKNNREGGVTFSVYLPRLHGEGTYWNTEEGGALSESFTVE; from the coding sequence ATGAAGAAAACCAGTGGGCGTAATAGAATTTTGATTTTATCGGTTATAGCATCTTTTCTTTTTATTTTCACATCAGTTATCGGAATGCTGCACCTTCGCAGTACTTACACGAATCAGATTATTAGTCTGCTGGGTGTCGTGTCTGACGAATCCGAAATCCCCAAAGAAAAAATAGATATATTTCTCTCCGGCAATATCTCAGACCAAAATTATGATCAGGGACTTTTGATATTACATAATTCCGGTTATGGGCAAAGTGGGGTTTCTTTCATTTATACATCCATTGGAAGAACCTTTCTCAGCTACTTTCTGGGAATAGCCGTTATCTTACTCATGATTTTTAGCAGTATAGCCTTATACTTCCGCGGATGGGAAAAGTTTTTAAAGGCCACAGCCAGATGGATTTCAAATTTAAATAAAATCGAGTATGAGCAGAATGTAGTCAGGATAGCACCATCTGAAACCAGGGAATTGATTTATGCCTTGCAGGAACATAAGAGGCAGGACTTACAGGAGGAAGAAAGATTAGAGCAGGAAAGGAAAAAAACGATTGCCTTTGTGGAGGATATTTCACATCAGTTAAAGACCCCGCTTACGATTATGCGGATGCACATGGAAAAGATGAACTTTGCGAAGGAGTTTATTCAGATAAGTCTTGATAAGGCCATTACGCAGGTGGATAAGATGGTGCTGCAAATCTCGATGATGCTGAAGGTTGGGATGCTGAATTGCGGTAAAAGAAAGATGGAGATAGGTCCCCATGACATTTGGGAACTGGCAGAAGAAATTTCAGAGGAGTTCGAGGCCATCTATGAACGAAAGCAGGTGGAATTACACAGCCAGGTAAAAGGAAGTTCTACGTTTTATTATGATGACTATTGGATGAAGGAAGCAGTGGAAAATCTGGTAAAAAACTGTATTGAATATTCTGAGCGGGGAGAGGCCGTCGGTATTATATATCAGATCGGGCGTTTTGGTTTAAACATTGCAGTGACAGATCATGGGAGGGGGATTGAAGAAGAAAATATTGAACATATCTTTGACCGGTTTACATCCAGCTACCGCCAGAATGACAGCAGCAGCGGTCTCGGCCTGGCGATTGCGAAGCAGGTGACAGAAGCGCATTTCGGTAAAATCAGCGTGAAAAACAACAGAGAAGGAGGAGTTACTTTTTCTGTCTATCTGCCGCGGCTGCATGGAGAAGGTACATATTGGAATACAGAAGAGGGAGGAGCATTGAGTGAAAGTTTTACAGTTGAATGA
- a CDS encoding glycine--tRNA ligase has product MEKTMDKIVALAKSRGFVYPGSEIYGGLANTWDYGPLGVELKNNVKKAWWKKFIIENPYNVGVDCAILMNPQTWVASGHLGGFSDPLMDCKACHERFRADKIIEDYCAEKGMEIEGGSVDSWTQEAMKSFIDQHQIPCPTCGKHDFTDIRQFNLMFKTFQGVTEDAKNTVYLRPETAQGIFVNFKNVQRTSRKKIPFGIGQVGKSFRNEITPGNFTFRTREFEQMELEFFCEPDTDLEWFAYWKQFCLDWLHELGLNDEEVRYRDHEQEELSFYSKATTDVEFLFPFGWGELWGIADRTDYDLTQHQNVSGQDMSYFDDVKNEKYVPYVIEPSLGADRMVLAFLCSAYDEEVLDAEKNDVRTVMHFHPVLAPVKIGVLPLSKKLNEGALKVFDKLSKTYNCEFDDRGNIGKRYRRQDEIGTPFCVTYDFDSETDGAVTVRDRDSMEQERIRIEELDTYFSKKFKY; this is encoded by the coding sequence ATGGAAAAGACAATGGACAAAATTGTTGCTCTTGCGAAGTCAAGAGGATTTGTTTATCCCGGTTCCGAGATTTATGGCGGTCTTGCCAATACCTGGGATTATGGTCCGCTTGGCGTAGAGCTGAAGAATAACGTTAAAAAGGCATGGTGGAAAAAATTCATCATAGAGAATCCGTATAATGTTGGTGTTGACTGTGCGATCCTGATGAATCCACAGACCTGGGTTGCATCCGGGCATCTGGGCGGATTTTCCGATCCGCTGATGGACTGTAAGGCCTGTCATGAGCGTTTTCGTGCTGATAAGATCATCGAGGATTATTGTGCGGAAAAGGGGATGGAGATTGAAGGGGGAAGCGTGGATTCCTGGACGCAGGAGGCTATGAAAAGCTTTATTGATCAACACCAGATTCCGTGCCCTACCTGCGGCAAGCATGATTTTACAGATATCCGCCAGTTTAATCTGATGTTCAAGACATTTCAGGGTGTTACCGAAGATGCAAAGAATACAGTTTACCTGCGCCCGGAGACTGCACAGGGTATCTTTGTAAACTTTAAAAATGTACAGAGGACTTCCAGAAAAAAGATTCCCTTTGGCATCGGGCAAGTCGGTAAGTCCTTCCGTAATGAAATTACACCCGGAAATTTCACTTTCCGTACGCGTGAGTTCGAACAGATGGAGCTGGAATTCTTCTGCGAACCGGATACAGACCTGGAATGGTTTGCCTATTGGAAGCAATTTTGCCTGGACTGGCTGCATGAACTGGGATTGAATGATGAAGAGGTTCGTTACCGTGACCATGAGCAGGAAGAGCTGAGCTTTTACAGTAAAGCGACTACGGATGTTGAGTTTTTATTCCCATTCGGATGGGGAGAACTGTGGGGAATTGCGGACCGGACGGATTATGACCTTACGCAGCATCAGAATGTTTCCGGGCAGGATATGTCGTACTTTGATGACGTAAAGAACGAGAAATATGTCCCCTATGTAATTGAACCGTCCCTTGGTGCAGACCGCATGGTTTTGGCTTTCCTCTGCAGCGCTTATGACGAAGAGGTTCTGGATGCGGAAAAGAACGATGTACGTACGGTGATGCACTTCCACCCGGTACTGGCACCAGTAAAAATCGGGGTTCTTCCACTGTCGAAAAAGTTGAATGAAGGAGCCCTGAAAGTCTTTGATAAGCTTTCCAAAACCTACAACTGTGAGTTTGATGACAGAGGCAATATCGGTAAGCGCTACCGCCGTCAGGATGAGATTGGAACACCCTTCTGTGTGACCTATGATTTTGATTCTGAAACGGATGGAGCAGTCACTGTCCGTGACCGTGATTCGATGGAACAGGAAAGAATCAGGATTGAAGAACTGGACACTTATTTCAGTAAAAAATTTAAATATTAA
- a CDS encoding adenylosuccinate synthase, with the protein MIKAIVGANWGDEGKGKITDMLAEEADIIVRFQGGANAGHTIVNNYGKFALHTLPSGVFYNHTTSIIGNGVALNIPVLFKELQDVVSKGVPMPKLLVSDRAQMVMPYHILFDQYEEERLAGKSFGSTKSGIAPFYSDKYAKTGFQVQELFDEAALKEKLKSVCTVKNVLLEHLYHKPVLDTEEIFKELMEYKKMVEPFVCDTSLFLWNAIKEGKQILLEGQLGTLKDTDHGIYPMVTSSSTLAAYGAIGAGVPPYEIKEIVTVSKAYSSAVGAGAFVSEIFGEEADELRRRGGDGGEYGATTGRPRRMGWYDCVASKYGCRLQGTTQVAFTVLDVLGYLEEIPVCVGYEIDGKITTEFPTTTQLEKAKPILKVLPGWKSDIRGIKNYEELPENCRKYVEFIEKQIGFPITMVSNGPGRDDIIYRNR; encoded by the coding sequence ATGATTAAGGCAATTGTAGGAGCAAACTGGGGAGATGAGGGCAAAGGAAAGATTACGGATATGCTGGCTGAAGAGGCTGATATTATCGTCCGTTTCCAGGGCGGTGCGAATGCCGGACACACAATTGTAAATAACTATGGTAAGTTTGCATTGCATACCCTGCCATCAGGTGTTTTCTACAACCATACCACGAGTATTATCGGAAATGGCGTTGCGCTGAATATTCCTGTTCTGTTTAAGGAGTTACAGGATGTTGTATCCAAAGGTGTACCAATGCCAAAACTTCTGGTTTCCGACCGGGCACAGATGGTGATGCCTTATCATATTTTATTTGATCAATATGAAGAAGAGCGTCTTGCCGGCAAATCTTTTGGCTCGACGAAATCCGGTATTGCTCCGTTTTATTCAGACAAATATGCGAAAACCGGATTTCAGGTTCAGGAGCTGTTTGATGAAGCTGCACTTAAGGAAAAGTTAAAGAGTGTGTGTACTGTGAAAAATGTACTGCTGGAGCACCTGTATCATAAGCCGGTACTTGATACGGAAGAGATATTTAAAGAACTGATGGAATATAAAAAGATGGTGGAGCCATTTGTATGCGACACATCGCTCTTTCTTTGGAATGCAATAAAGGAAGGAAAACAGATTCTTCTGGAGGGACAGCTGGGAACATTGAAGGATACAGATCATGGAATCTATCCAATGGTAACATCCTCCTCCACGCTGGCTGCATATGGTGCAATCGGTGCAGGTGTACCCCCATATGAAATTAAAGAAATCGTAACGGTAAGCAAAGCTTACTCAAGTGCGGTGGGTGCAGGGGCATTTGTTTCCGAGATATTCGGTGAAGAGGCAGATGAACTGAGACGCCGCGGCGGGGATGGCGGCGAATATGGAGCTACCACCGGACGTCCGAGACGTATGGGATGGTATGACTGTGTGGCTTCTAAATACGGATGCAGACTTCAGGGCACTACGCAGGTGGCATTTACAGTATTAGACGTACTGGGATATCTTGAGGAGATTCCTGTCTGTGTGGGTTATGAAATTGATGGGAAGATTACAACCGAATTCCCGACCACTACGCAGCTTGAGAAGGCAAAACCGATACTGAAGGTACTTCCGGGCTGGAAATCGGATATTCGTGGAATCAAAAACTATGAAGAGCTGCCTGAAAATTGCCGGAAATACGTGGAATTTATAGAGAAACAGATAGGATTTCCAATCACGATGGTTTCAAACGGTCCCGGAAGAGACGATATTATCTACCGCAACAGATAA